The stretch of DNA ggggggccgactaggactaggagtcctagtcgATCCCCCCACTTGAGCGCGCCCCTATGGCCGGCCTCCTTCCCTCCTCcttttatatacgggggcaggggcaccccaaagcacatcaattgttctcttagccgtgtgcggtgcccccctccacagtttactcctccagTCATATTGTCGTACTGCTTAGGCAAAGCACTGCGTGGATcccatcaccatcaccgtcaccacactgtcgtgctgacaaaactctccctcgacactttgctggatcaagagttcaagggacgtcatcgagctgaacgtgtgctgagcTCAGAGGTGTCgcacgttcggtacttgatcggttggatcgcgaagacgttcgactacatcaaccgcgttaagtTAACGCTTactctttcggtctacgagggtacgtggacacactctccccctcttgttgttatgcatctcctagatagatcttgcgtgttcgtaggaaatttttgaaattacatgctacgttccccaacacatatgCCTTGAACTCCATGCATGTTCATACTAGGTAGGCCATTTTGTGAATGTTTTCATTTCAAATTTGTGGTATTGCAAGTTTATTATTTTCCCCATAAATTAGTGCACATAAGATGGCTCCATGCAAAAGCATTTCAATTTTTAttctttttcattttcttttgtttttttaaatGGGGTCAAACTAGGAAGGTTGACCATTCATACCAAATGGTTTGCAATTTCAACTTTGGTTGTTCCAAGTGCATGCACCACCAACATTAAAGCATAAAATGATTTTTTTTAGTTTTCAAGAGCAATCTACAACAcacttgtagttcaaatttgagcAAGTTCTGATAATTCATTAGAAATCCAGTAAATCGATGAAATATAGTAATAACactctgaaattcatgaaacttggtcAATCAGCATCCAACGtgacatacttttgatgaaaAATGAAATGGCCCAATTTTTAAACTTATTTCAGGCCCTTCACAAAAAAGTCATTGCTCGCactggatgcccatattgacAAAAATTTATAGAAAATGATCAAAGTCTCAAAAATGAAAATCCTTTTGCATATACCCCCTTTTTATGGACTAGTTTGAGGGGAAAATGATAAACAAGCGATTTCAAATACTAGAAAAAAACATTCACACCCCCGGCGGTAGTCAGCGAATCTTGGGTACATCCTTCGTGTCTGTGAGTACATAAAAGGGTGGAGAATGTTTCAAAACAGACGTACACATACTAACTCGGTTGGCGCTTTCGTTGTTCTTTGAGCGGGCGGTCTGGAGTTCGAGTACCCTTCCCGGCATTATAAGCCACCTTTTTCAGCCATTTAGCTAGGCACTAACACACGGGCCCTCTTGCCACCTACGACCACGCAGTCGCTGACAGATGGGCCCCCGGGTGCTGTCCCACACGTCAATAACTGCGCCCACCTATGACCACACAACCACTTACATATGGGCCCGCAGGGGGTGCCTCACGCTTCAGTAACTGCGCCTACTTATGACCACGCAGCCGCTGGTAGATGGGACCGCACGGAGGTGTCCCATGCGTCAGTAACAGCGCCCACCTATGATCACGCAGCCACTGATAGAAGGGCCCACACGGGGGTGTCCCACGCGTCAGTAATTGCGTCAAGTAATGGTCAAAGACTGTGACCCGATGGCAAACCCCCATTTGGGCTTTTGTAACTGTGGGCCGCGTGATTGAGGGGAAAAGTAAGTAATGACAAAGAACATGGACAAAATTGAGGAGAAATGAGCAATGAGGGGCATGAAAATGAAAATCCCATAAAAATTCAGGAGCACAGGAGCAACAAGCCTAGAAGCCGAAGGGAAAGAGCCCATAAGCACAACAAGCTGAACAACAGGAACATGTCGTCGAGTGAATGAGATATAGCTAGATCTCAGCTATATGAGCTCCACACTCTGTCATTAGTTAATTCGTTACTACCTTTGTAAATTAATATAAAATGTTTTAGATCACTAATAATGAACTAAAACGTCTAAAGATATAGCTACATCTCAGCTAGATGAGCTCCAGAAGCTCTCATTAGTTAATTAGTTACTCTGTCTGTAAATAAATGTAAGATATTTTAGGTCACTTATATTTACAGAAAGAGTATGATGTAAAATCGAATATTCATTTCTGAGCCCGAGCTCATCTGCACCCTATGAACAGTACAGTTGAAAAAAAACACTAAAAAATTCCCAATTTCTTTTGCTTGGTAGATGACTCAGTGTGTTAGGTCCGTACCAAAATTTAGATAGTTTGGGCATCTGAGTAGCTCTTAGGAAAAAAAATCGGTCCAAACAATACATGAATAGTGCACTTTTTCACAgacctctttttttctttttttctgaGAGCTCCTCAGATGTCGAAATGAGCTCAGTTTTTACATGAACCTCACGCACTAAAACATCTACCAtgcaattttttgatttttttttaaaattcttAGTATTTTTTCATTTCACTGTTCATGTCGGGTGTAGATGAACTCGAGAGCCAAATCGCCCCTCTCAGAATCTCGTCTTATATTAATTTACAGAGAGAGTAGTTGGCGAATTGAAGTTGGATGTGAACTAAAAGATGTAACACGCGTGCAGTCACCGATCCACGTCAAATAAACCGAACTATCTGTCACGGTGCGATAATCAATTAGGAGTCACAATCATACAAATATGACCGTTGCCATGGTGCTACAGCTAGCTAGACAGGTGAGGTGAGGTGAGGTGAACAATACGAGATTTGTTACCAAACCTACAATTCCCATCTGCACCAAACCTGGAAGAAAACGTACGTACCACATGCACTGGTCCCATGGATGGAGCAAGACCTCCTCAATGCTAGTTGCATAGCTTGTACTACTACTAGATAGATATACAAGTACGCAGTATCCATTGACATAgtctctcttctccctcctcttATGCACTAGTGCCAACTGCCACAATCAGCTGGCCTTGACCAAGCAAAGCAAAGCAATGCAAATCATGTACTACTATGCATCAAGACAAGCTAGCACTTTttcagaaaagaaaaaagaagcaAACTACTACAAAGCGCAGGTATTTTTAAAGCCGTGGAGGAACTTGGAAAGATCGATGTTAGTCGGAGCGCTAGCTCGCCTGAATGTAGCCAAATGGCTGCCATTTAGTAGTTAATTATCCGGCCAGGCCTATCGGGATATCGAGGTCAGGATTAATCTCCAAATGTCGTGAGTTAGACCACGGCCCACCTATCACTTGTAATCACATGATTAATCACCTCCAACTTAGTCAAAGACACGAGACAAACTGAAAACCACGGTTGTACGTGGAGGCATCGATGGATACATATACATATACAGTGTAGCTTGAGAGATAGAGCCAAGCAAAGGCTTAACCATTCCCAGCCAGCCAGGGCCAAGCTGCATGCACGTACCCTATACACCTATGCAGATCGGATGAGATCGTCGATCAGCTAGCTAGCTACTCCGCCGGCCCGCGATCGTGCGTGGAGAACTAAGCAGGGCGTGCACGGGCCGAGTTATCGGAAGGAAAAGATGGCCCCTCACGCTCTCTCTCCGGAGTCCCGCAGCCGCGCTGCCATCCTGCCACTGCTACGCATACTGTGAGTTGATCGATCGAGGAGAGGAGATGGCACGCTTTCTTGGTCAAGTACGTCTGGATTTTGGACTCACGATCATGGTGCATGTACGTACGTTGTTGTTTTGCAGAGAAGATCATGGCGCGGATGCGCGGAAGAGCCGGCCGGCGGCGACCTCCTCCAAGGCCGGCAGGAAGAAGAAGGTGCTGGTGCTGGTGCTGACCGTGGTGGTGTCCGTCGTGCTCATGTTCGGCCTCCTCAAGACCAGAACCCTCGACGGCCGGATATTACTCCGTCATCGTCCAGCTCCTGTGATTAGTGTTCCACGGCCTCCCTACGCCGCGCACCGGCGCGTCCGGTGGGACAGCGTCACCGCCTCCCTGGTGGCGGCGCAGGCGGGGTCGGTGGCGCTGCTCAACTTCAGCCCGGCGGAGGTGAAGCGGTGGAGGAAGCTGCGGCTACCCGGAGCAGTGACAGTCCGAGCGGTGCGGTTGCAGGCCGTGGACAGCGCCGTCACGTGGGCCGCCCTCTACCCGGAGTGGATCGACGAGGACGGTAACGGCACCAGCAGCGGCAGCTGCCCCTCACTCCCAGACCCGGAAGATCAAGGAGGCCAGCGCTTCGACCTCGTCGCCGTCAACCTCCCCTGCCGCAACCGTAACGATAGCGGCCGCTGGTCCAGGGACGTGGCCAGGCTCCATCTCCAGCTCTCCGCCGCCAAGCTCGCCGTCTCCGTCCACTCGTCACACGTCCTCGTCGTCTCGGACTGCCTCCCACTCCCCAACCTCTTCCCATGCAAGCACCTCCTCCACCGACACGGCCACGCCCGGCTCTACAGGGCTCACGCCGCCTACCTCCTCCCCCGCACCCGCCTCCCCGTCGGCTCATGCGACCTCGCCCTACGTCTTCCGACGAGTCCTACGAAGCCGCCTACAGTGCTCAGGCGGAGGCGGGAGGCGTACGCGACGGTGCTGCACTCATCGGACGCCTACGTGTGCGGCGCCATCGCGGTGGCGCAGAGCATCCGGCAGTCGGGCTCCACCAGGGACCTGGTGGCGCTGGTGGACTACGGCAGCGTCGGCGCGGAGCAGCGCGCCGGCCTGGCTGCGGCCGGGTGGCAGGTGCGCGCCATGGACGGCCGCATCCGCAACCCGCGCGCCGTGCCCGGCACGTACAACGAGTGGAACTACAGCAAGCTCCGCCTGTGGCAGCAGCTCACCGACTACCGCAGGGTCGTGTTCGTGGACGCCGACCAGCTCGTGCTGCGCAACATCGACTTCCTCTTCGACGCCCCGGAGGTGAGCGCCACCGGGAACAGCCGGACGCTCTTCAACTCGGGCGTCATGGTGCTGGAGCCCTGCAACTGCACGTTCGACATGCTCATGGCGCGCGTCCGCGACGTCCGGTCGTACAACGGCGGCGACCAGGGGTTCCTCAACGAGGTCTTCACGTGGTGGCACCGCCTGCCGCGCACCGTCAACGTCCTGAAGTACTACCACCAACAGGGCCATGCTGCTCCTGCTGCCTcggcgccgccgtcgccggagccgtACCTGCTGCACTACCTGGGCATAAAGCCGTGGCTGTGCTTCCGGGACTACGACTGCAACTGGAACGTGCCGTCGCTGCGCCAGTTCGCCAACGACGAGGCGCACGCACGGTGGTGGGCCGTGCACGACCGGATCAAGCCGAGGGAGCTCGCCGCCAGGTTCTGCGCGTTGCCGAAGAGTCAGAGGTCGTCGCTGCAGTATGAGCGGAGGCAGGCGGAGAAGACCAACGCCACCGACATGCACTGGAGCCGTCCGATCACTGACCCAAGGAACACCCAACAACTCTTGTTGCCAATGCCACCCACCGCTTGATTCTATCCGCTTTGCTTGTACCTATGGTGTTTTTGTAAATTCGATTGATATTTCTACGGATATTTCTAATCATTTCACAGCGGGTGAATATTTGTGAATTGCTTTAGAAAAATCTGACGCCGATAGATTTTCCTAGCCGTTGGATTGCAATCATCCAATGGCCCAGCTCTCACTCTTCCTCCCAACTCCTCTCTTCTTCTTGGTGAGCACCCTCCTCTTCATCCTCTTCCGGACGCTCACCTCTGGCCGCGACATCCCTGTCTTGGGCAAGGTCCTATCCTGGTCTGGTTGGGACGCCGTGGCCAACCTATTGTATTTGTCTTACCCTCAGAGCTCCACGTGAACCTCACTTCTCCTAGAAAACCGACTAATGTCACTCGCTTTTCCACACGACTTACAAATAACAAATACACATTTATAATTCTACGAACATCATCAAGCCTAGAGTTTTGTATGAATATGACTAAATGGTGAAATGCAGAAACCTTGATCGAGACAACTACTCATCAGTTATCTTGACAACAAAATAGCACCACCTTAAAGCCAATGGTATATATAGCAAATAACCATGACAAAACCCATGACACTTATCGACGTGCCATACTACGACTTTGAATGTGATCTACAACTTAGTTGGAGGATACTGTAAAAGATGGACAAAACCAACGAGATTAAACAACATGGTCATGCCTCCAACGCAACCACGGGTCATGAGACTGTTGAACTGTCAACAAGAAACAGTTTCGATCGATTCAGAAACTAATGCTTGGAGCGGCTGGATGAAAAACAAATGACtagatcatcatcatcatcatctatcTTTAGTAGGGATGTAAACCAGGCCTCATGTAAGCCCACTTATGGTCTAACAGTTCAATAAAGTTTTTTGGGGGGAGAAGGGGGGATGAACTACTAAACTAGCTAAAGCTAACTAAACAGGACTTGTGGGCGCCATGTACATCCCTAATATTCAACCATTCTACCCCTCCCTCCTCCCCCACCACCCGGTTTGATCCAACAGCGCACAGTCTCCTCCCTTCCTCGGTTTCAGTCGGTCCATGCCTCTTCATCACCACCTTCAGGGCTTCGACGGCGTCCTATCCGACCCCTCACCGGCTATGCAACGGCATGTTGCAGCCTCCCCGTCTCGGCTCGGGCTCCGTCCAATCAGACTAAGGTCAATACAAAAACCACGTGGCATATATTGTGCGAGCACTCGTCCAATCTGATCCTATTCCATTGCAAAGCCTCATGCTCAAGCTTCATGTCGCTCGCTATATGGGCCTGGCCAGCGAGCAACGGCACCCACAAGCATTTCGTTCgatattttttctttttttactttGTTTTTTACGGTTTTATTTAAATTAAAAAATGCGGAGAAGCACAAAAAATGTTTGTGGATTGAAACATATTAACGAATCCAAAAAATATTCTGAAATTTGAAAAACAAAACATGAATAAGGGAAAACATGAATTCAGAAAATGTTTGCCAATACAAAAAATGTCCACGaattaaaaaaagttcatgaattctAAAAAATATTTGTGACTTTAAAACAAGTTCGCAAATTTGAATGTATATCCATGAATTTTAATAGTATAAAAAATTCAAAGGATGTTTGTGACTTTATAAGATGTTCACAAATTTTTTAAGTATGGGTTATTATAGTATTGAAGCAAGATTTGATACAATTTTGTAGCACATATTTTGCCTAGAAAAAATCACCGAAACATATCAATATGAGATCTAATTTTAAAGATCTTGACGGGACTACGCGCCAATGAAAACTGTTTGTGAATTGGGCAAATGCCTtttgaaaaatcaaatatatGAAAAAGCACAAATAAACCCACTTATTTCTCCTGCGGGTGAAAAAAATTCACCAAAATTCTCTAATTACAACAAataacatactccctccgttcctaaatataagaccttTGAGAGATTTCAATATaaactacatacggagcaaaatgaatgaatctacacacGAAAGTACATCTATATACATTCATATGTAGGAGAGAGGCGTTTTGGAGGCTGAGCTCCATGGAGGCCTTTATTCTtgaaaaattcaaattcaaacttttatggttcaaaaaattctgaaaaaaatatGTGTGTATGTAAGGATGTAACCCACATGTGTGTAAAAATTCATGATTAAATACCTTTtaaagtgcgttaagtcgactagagggggggtgaataggcgatttttatgaattcttcactgaggaatttcagggtgaggaaattcctgagtgaagaactatttgcagcggaataagtactcagatgtaaacataacagaatataagcatggtcttcatgatgaaatgaaaacaagcatagagtacagaaagcgtaaacacacgataaacagaatgaagacaaacaaagtgaagaaattgagctgaggaaatagaaaaagtctttagtcaaagtcttcaaacagatatgaacaagcacacaacacagaaatgaggaaatggaaccagctagctcggtgaagacaatgatttggtagaccagttccaactgttgtgatggttgtacatctggttagggcggctaggtatttaaacctgaggacacacagttccgaacacccagtcctgaacacgcagctcaggacacttagtcctcactgtattcccttgagctaaggtcacacagacctcgcccaatcactcgtggtaagtcttcaggtgacttccaaaccttcacagactcggtcactttgcgatccacaatttcctcttggatgctctagaccatgacgcctaaccgtccagaagatgcacagtcttcaaaggtaacaagcgtcggatctaTGCAgtatcaatctcttcagtgatgctcaatcactttgggtttgtaggtgtttgggtttgggttttcctcacttgatgattttcactcaaagtccttggaggatgggatgctctcaaatgacaagtgtcagtttctctcggagcagccagcTAGCTAGTGGTTGTaaggggcggctatttatagcctaagGAGCAgtccgacatgataagacataaatgccctttaATGATATGatcgttaggtgggtagatattttgggatagctggcgcatagcacaacaacaatcggaattttgagtatcaaattcctcagggctatcatgttcctcaccgtgtaggcaatccgcactggcgaattcctaactcctcagtcagaacaaattcctgagagaccagaagaacttcgtctttgtcactgaagaaattgattGGGCTGTATGATATTTCCAATGGCTTTActcaaagggattggtaggtgtaggatttgagttgagcatcacttggaaatttttccttaatatttcctcgaccccctttaacagtacggtgtttcctatgactcaaggaagagaaaatgaaactacgaaaacaaaagtcttcacgcttcatgttcctcgaatgaataccaagtcttcaggatcacaccaatttcttcactttcaaagtcttcagaaatccaaagtcttcagtcgaagaacttcatttttaggggtcgactttctatgtaatatcaaactcctcatagacttatagacctgtgtacactcacaaacgcatcagtcccttaacctataagtcttcaatacaccaaaatcactaagtg from Triticum urartu cultivar G1812 chromosome 3, Tu2.1, whole genome shotgun sequence encodes:
- the LOC125547029 gene encoding UDP-glucuronate:xylan alpha-glucuronosyltransferase 1-like, which encodes MVHVRTLLFCREDHGADARKSRPAATSSKAGRKKKVLVLVLTVVVSVVLMFGLLKTRTLDGRILLRHRPAPVISVPRPPYAAHRRVRWDSVTASLVAAQAGSVALLNFSPAEVKRWRKLRLPGAVTVRAVRLQAVDSAVTWAALYPEWIDEDGNGTSSGSCPSLPDPEDQGGQRFDLVAVNLPCRNRNDSGRWSRDVARLHLQLSAAKLAVSVHSSHVLVVSDCLPLPNLFPCKHLLHRHGHARLYRAHAAYLLPRTRLPVGSCDLALRLPTSPTKPPTVLRRRREAYATVLHSSDAYVCGAIAVAQSIRQSGSTRDLVALVDYGSVGAEQRAGLAAAGWQVRAMDGRIRNPRAVPGTYNEWNYSKLRLWQQLTDYRRVVFVDADQLVLRNIDFLFDAPEVSATGNSRTLFNSGVMVLEPCNCTFDMLMARVRDVRSYNGGDQGFLNEVFTWWHRLPRTVNVLKYYHQQGHAAPAASAPPSPEPYLLHYLGIKPWLCFRDYDCNWNVPSLRQFANDEAHARWWAVHDRIKPRELAARFCALPKSQRSSLQYERRQAEKTNATDMHWSRPITDPRNTQQLLLPMPPTA